A window from Pleuronectes platessa chromosome 6, fPlePla1.1, whole genome shotgun sequence encodes these proteins:
- the hck gene encoding tyrosine-protein kinase HCK, protein MGCVGSKEEREPQGKETGIDELQNRIQTAHYVKDPTAGNSSKASKMPSNSSAGESIAMALFDYEAIHDGDLGFKKGEKLKILEEMGEWWRAMLISTGQEGYIPSNYVAKDTLEVEDWFFKGVSRKDAERQLLAQGNKVGSYMIRDSETSKGSYSLSVRDSDVQHSVKHYKIRTLDNGGFYISPRITFITLQELVNHYKKQGDGLCQTLTSPCLSPKPDKPWEKDAWEIPRSSLKLDKKLGQGQFGEVWMATYNKHTKVAVKTMKPGTMSVEAFMGEANLMKTLQHDKLVRLHAVVSKEEPIYIITEYMEKGSLLDFLKSDEGNRVQLPKLIDFSAQIAEGMAYIEQRNYIHRDLRAANILVNKALVCKIADFGLARIIEDNEYTAREGAKFPIKWTAPEAINYGSFTIKSDVWSFGVLLMEIITYGRTPYPGQTNPEVIRFLEKNNRMQRIESCPRELYDIMLECWKNKPEERPTFDYLQSVLEDFYTATESQYQQQP, encoded by the exons AGCAAAATGCCATCCAATTCATCTG CAGGGGAAAGTATTGCCATGGCGCTGTTTGACTATGAGGCCATTCACGATGGAGACCTCGGCTTCAAGAAGGGAGAGAAGCTTAAGATCTTGGAGGA gATGGGGGAGTGGTGGAGAGCTATGTTAATAAGTACAGGTCAGGAAGGCTACATCCCCAGCAATTATGTAGCCAAAGATACTCTGGAGGTAGAGGA CTGGTTCTTTAAGGGCGTGAGCAGGAAAGATGCTGAGAGGCAGCTGCTGGCTCAAGGGAACAAAGTAGGATCCTACATGATCCGAGACAGTGAGACGTCCAAGG GGAgctactctctgtctgtcagggACAGCGATGTCCAACATTCAGTCAAACATTATAAGATCCGAACACTGGACAACGGAGGATTCTACATCTCTCCTCGCATCACCTTCATCACGCTGCAGGAGCTGGTCAACCATTACAAGA AGCAGGGAGATGGCCTCTGTCAAACCCTGACCAGTCCGTGCCTGAGCCCTAAGCCTGACAAGCCGTGGGAGAAAGACGCCTGGGAAATCCCAAGATCATCTCTAAAACTGGACAAGAAGCTTGGTCAAGGCCAGTTTGGAGAGGTCTGGATGG CCACATACAATAAGCATACCAAGGTAGCAGTGAAGACCATGAAACCTGGCACCATGTCAGTTGAAGCCTTTATGGGGGAGGCCAACCTGATGAAGACCCTTCAGCACGATAAACTGGTCCGACTCCATGCTGTGGTCTCCAAGGAGGAGCCTATCTATATCATAACTGAATACATggagaaag GTAGTTTACTGGACTTCTTAAAGAGTGATGAAGGAAACCGTGTCCAGCTCCCCAAGCTTATTGACTTCTCTGCCCAG ATTGCAGAGGGCATGGCCTACATCGAGCAGAGGAACTACATCCACAGAGACCTGAGAGCTGCCAACATCCTCGTCAACAAGGCTTTAGTTTGCAAAATTGCTGACTTTGGTCTTGCTCGTATTATTGAAGACAACGAGTACACAGCCAGGGAAG GAGCCAAATTCCCCATCAAATGGACAGCCCCAGAGGCCATCAACTACGGTTCTTTCACCATCAAATCTGATGTCTGGTCCTTTGGCGTCTTGCTGATGGAGATTATCACCTATGGGCGCACTCCATACCCAG GGCAGACCAACCCGGAGGTGATCCGTTTCCTGGAGAAGAACAACAGAATGCAGCGCATTGAGAGCTGTCCCCGCGAACTCTATGATATCATGCTGGAGTGTTGGAAGAACAAGCCAGAGGAACGTCCCACCTTCGATTACCTGCAGAGCGTGCTTGAGGATTTCTACACAGCCACAGAGAGCCAgtaccagcagcagccatga